GCCAGGTTTATTGACGAAATCTATAACAGGAACAATTTGAGTAATTTACCCGAATTTGTGGCACACGACTGCCAATATTGCGGAGATCCTACCGTCATAGGCGAAGACCTGTATGAGTTACAGATGCACTTCGCCTACACCTGGATTAACCAGCAAGCGGTATTCGAAGAGGTACAATATGAGGTGGAAGAGGTCATATCCCAGCACGATATCGTAAGCGTGAAGGTTCGCCGAAAGGGCAAGGCAAAATCCACTATTAGGACTGTTCGGGATTTGTCCCGCTGGGAGATGTTCCAGCTACATGAAGGGAAAATTGCACGACGCTGGATAGCAAACGCATAACACAACAGGAGGATAATGAGGGGAAAAGATCCGGTTTGCGGTATGGACGTCGATCCGGACAATGCCGCCGCACAGACTGAGCACAACGGGAAAACCTACTACTTTTGCGCTCCGGGATGTAAGAAGGCGTTTGAAGAAAACCCGGAAAAATACACTTAACTATTGAACTCTCGGCACACGGAGAGCAGGAATGTTGTATCCGTGTGCCGAATAACCAGGATATCATATATTGATTAACTCGATGCGAATGCATGAAGATCCGGTCTGCAAGATGCCAGTGGACGGGAAGCATACCTATTATTTGCGATCGTACAAAGGGACGACGTATTACTTTTGCTGCTCCTCGTGCAAGGCCAAATTCGAAGAAGATCCCGCAAGATATTTGTCCCAATCCGATGAGAACAATTCGGGCCGCACCCCGAACATGACTGCTGAATAGATAATTTTATTATGGCAAATTACGATTACGGCTGGTGGGCGAGCGTCCTTTTCAATGTCGTGTTATTCGGCGGATTCGTCATCGGGTTTATCCGGCCGAAAAAGCATATCGAATGGCGCACCCTCGGGGTGTTTTTCGGATTTATTGTGGCGCTGTTCACCGAAATGTACGGTTTTCCGCTCACCATTTACATCCTCACCTCAGTATTCCAGGTGCAACTGCCGGTCGCGGATCCGTTTTCCCACATAAACGGCCACCTGATCGGAACGATTCTGGGGTTACCGATGTGGGGCAAGCTGATCATCTGTCAGGTCGGTGGGTT
The Candidatus Neomarinimicrobiota bacterium genome window above contains:
- a CDS encoding ester cyclase encodes the protein MINRSKRTLQHQLNTWIVARFIDEIYNRNNLSNLPEFVAHDCQYCGDPTVIGEDLYELQMHFAYTWINQQAVFEEVQYEVEEVISQHDIVSVKVRRKGKAKSTIRTVRDLSRWEMFQLHEGKIARRWIANA
- a CDS encoding YHS domain-containing protein, whose translation is MRGKDPVCGMDVDPDNAAAQTEHNGKTYYFCAPGCKKAFEENPEKYT
- a CDS encoding YHS domain-containing protein, with protein sequence MHEDPVCKMPVDGKHTYYLRSYKGTTYYFCCSSCKAKFEEDPARYLSQSDENNSGRTPNMTAE